In the Toxoplasma gondii ME49 unplaced genomic scaffold asmbl.1192, whole genome shotgun sequence genome, GACCACTACCAAATTCAGCACAAATACTTTGAGTTACTAACACAGAACCTAATGGTACTAGGAAATAGGAGATCGCGTTAGTTCTtgggaaaacgacttccgaaccaccaatatagattggtacaaagaagttaccatatcctccgtacaaagccggCATTAAGAACATAAAGATCATAGCTAGACCATGTATTGTAATTATCACATTATAAGTAGatattgtctctgtacaaatgatccgcgaaccagaactgtataactcaaatcgaataaacagagacattatagtacctaggatactgaatatgactccagttatgagatacagacaaccaagttctttatgattgctgtacaccaccaccccactggactgcttaagacagctaaaagtgttggatttcaatatcctacgacattaaggttattccacatcggttatgttctaggcgtaatatatggattactgttatcactcgtattaacagcgagagaaaactactactcagatgctagtatgatcagtaccatcgtactgggagtaatcatctctgagacaggattatttataagctttttctggggagtatatactacgagttggactactggtttagatcttgaaggtctttgtttaccggatccaagttctattgtgctcttcatgaccatcatgttaagtgcattaagtatagtggtatccagcgtatatttgaaaaaccaacatttatatacaagctgtacaaatatcatgatattcactttggtagtctccttcctaatgTTAGTCTGTACGGAATACTTAGGTCTATCTATTTATATTAACGATAATGGATTTGGTAATGGTCTATTTATACTTACTGGTATACATTTCAGTCATGTTATTGTCGGTGCTATCTTGGGTTTCTTTAATCAGGGTATGTATAGCTCTCTAGTTACATATTTACCAGTAAACTGCATAACTTTGAGTAAATGCAAAGGTACATTATGTAAAATCTTCTCAGAACCATTTACAATCTTATATCTACATTTCGTCGAA is a window encoding:
- a CDS encoding cytochrome c oxidase subunit iii subfamily protein (encoded by transcript TGME49_323400~Predicted trans-membrane domain (TMHMM2.0):24-47:59-82:101-124:135-158:167-190:217-240) produces the protein MIAVHHHPTGLLKTAKSVGFQYPTTLRLFHIGYVLGVIYGLLLSLVLTARENYYSDASMISTIVLGVIISETGLFISFFWGVYTTSWTTGLDLEGLCLPDPSSIVLFMTIMLSALSIVVSSVYLKNQHLYTSCTNIMIFTLVVSFLMLVCTEYLGLSIYINDNGFGNGLFILTGIHFSHVIVGAILGFFNQGMYSSLVTYLPVNCITLSKCKGTLCKIFSEPFTILYLHFVEAVWIMIHVTFYL